The following are encoded in a window of Acidobacteriota bacterium genomic DNA:
- a CDS encoding Fis family transcriptional regulator gives MDSTTADGLDKAETAGASKTAGETVPSGRAPEIFTAPWAHSWCRELNSSDDYRAAAADWEGALALVMGADPSLGIPDDRALYLDLHHGTCRQARLAEGDDLAAAPYVLEAPAAVWRRVLAGTLDPLLGLMTAKIRLTRGSLAQLTPRVRAAQELVRSAARLPATFPPGWEAGSPESA, from the coding sequence GTGGATTCGACCACCGCCGACGGACTCGACAAGGCCGAGACAGCTGGAGCCTCCAAGACAGCTGGCGAAACGGTACCATCCGGTCGAGCACCGGAGATCTTCACCGCCCCATGGGCCCACTCCTGGTGCCGCGAGCTCAACTCCAGCGACGACTACCGGGCCGCCGCCGCCGATTGGGAGGGTGCCCTGGCGTTGGTGATGGGCGCCGATCCGAGCCTGGGCATCCCCGACGACCGTGCCCTCTACCTGGACCTGCACCATGGCACCTGCCGGCAAGCCCGTCTCGCCGAGGGTGACGACCTGGCGGCCGCGCCCTACGTGCTGGAGGCTCCGGCGGCGGTCTGGCGCCGGGTGCTGGCGGGGACTCTGGACCCCCTGCTGGGCCTGATGACCGCCAAGATCCGCCTCACCCGGGGCAGCCTCGCCCAGCTGACCCCGCGGGTCCGAGCCGCCCAGGAGCTGGTGCGCTCCGCCGCCCGCCTGCCCGCCACCTTCCCCCCGGGCTGGGAAGCCGGAA